The following is a genomic window from Desulfobacterales bacterium.
CCTCGGTGATGATCCCGTCTTCCGACTGAAGCAGTCCGCGAAACAGGGAACTTTCCATTTTTTTACCGGTCATGCAGGGTCCTTTCGAGTCAGGTCGTGAGTCGTGAGTCATCTGTTCTCTGTCCTCTGACTTCTGTCCTCTGGCCTTTATCCCTTAATCTTTCCCATCAGCCACGCCATATTCTGTCCCAAAACCTTCATGGTCAGAAGCCCTTCCTCATCCTTTTCCACATCACCCTTGTCCAGGCCATAGCCGATGTTCCAGTAGGAAGAGCCCGGCACGATCATCTGTTCGATGAAAAAGAAGTGATTGATCGCATCAAACGCGTGGATGGCTCCGCCCCGTCGCACGGCCACAATGCCCGCTCCGGCTTTGCGTTTATAAAGGTAATCGTTGGCAAGGCCGACCATGCCGGCCACATCGATCAGGGCTTTAAGCTCGGTGCTCACATTCGCAAAATAGGTGGGGGAGGCCAGGATGATGCCGTCGGCGGCAACCATTTTTTGAATGCAGTCGTTGATCGCCTCATTTTCCTTCATGACGCAGCGCTGGTTTTTTGTCTCAAAGCATTTCATGCAGGCAATACAACCTCGGACGGATTTGCCCGCAAGCTGAAC
Proteins encoded in this region:
- a CDS encoding flavodoxin family protein — translated: VQLAGKSVRGCIACMKCFETKNQRCVMKENEAINDCIQKMVAADGIILASPTYFANVSTELKALIDVAGMVGLANDYLYKRKAGAGIVAVRRGGAIHAFDAINHFFFIEQMIVPGSSYWNIGYGLDKGDVEKDEEGLLTMKVLGQNMAWLMGKIKG